Proteins from a genomic interval of Clostridium sp. AN503:
- a CDS encoding AI-2E family transporter: MKNEKYRRYIYWGVTAFIVLSLLAGLVFVMIKWPKVKANFGMLEGILAPIIYGAVFAYLMTPIYNRVRRGVLKATEKTIDSEKARRGLGSFMATAVSLVVLVAVVTGLISMLIPQLITSVRTIIEALPSSINNLELWLEQLFADNPDMEAKVMEQYGIATTYFQNWLTNDVVPNIYNILSGLSSGLVSILNTLMDVLIGLIVMVYLLNMKEKLITQAKMIIYGVLPLKVANKVIEEARYVHLVFGGFIIGKLLDSLIIGVMSFVLLNFMNMPYVLLVSVIIGVTNVIPFFGPFIGAVPSAFLILLVSPMKCLYFIIFIFLLQQFDGNILGPKILGDSTGLSSFWVLFSILLFGGLFGFVGMIIGVPTFAVFYKLITEFVSYMLEKKELSADIEQYDGLDHIDEEKKSYIKK; encoded by the coding sequence ATGAAAAACGAAAAGTATCGGCGATATATATACTGGGGTGTGACCGCATTCATCGTGCTGTCCCTCCTGGCGGGCCTGGTGTTCGTGATGATAAAATGGCCGAAGGTGAAGGCCAACTTCGGTATGCTTGAGGGAATCCTGGCCCCTATTATTTACGGAGCCGTATTCGCCTACCTTATGACCCCCATCTATAACCGGGTGAGGCGGGGCGTACTGAAAGCCACGGAAAAAACCATCGATTCAGAAAAGGCGCGGCGCGGCCTTGGCTCTTTTATGGCTACGGCAGTAAGCCTGGTGGTGCTGGTCGCAGTGGTGACCGGCCTGATCTCCATGCTGATCCCACAGCTCATCACCAGCGTGCGGACGATCATTGAGGCGCTGCCTTCCAGCATCAATAACCTGGAACTCTGGCTGGAGCAGCTGTTTGCAGACAATCCGGATATGGAAGCCAAGGTGATGGAACAGTACGGCATTGCGACCACCTATTTCCAGAACTGGCTGACCAATGATGTGGTTCCGAACATTTACAACATATTAAGCGGCCTTTCCAGCGGCCTTGTCAGTATTTTAAATACACTGATGGATGTGCTGATCGGCCTGATCGTCATGGTTTACCTGCTCAACATGAAAGAAAAGCTGATCACCCAGGCGAAGATGATCATTTATGGGGTATTACCGCTTAAGGTGGCGAATAAAGTGATAGAAGAGGCGCGGTATGTACATCTGGTGTTTGGCGGGTTCATTATCGGAAAGCTCTTAGATTCGCTGATCATCGGCGTGATGAGCTTTGTGCTGTTGAATTTTATGAATATGCCTTATGTGCTGTTAGTCAGTGTGATCATCGGCGTGACCAATGTGATCCCGTTCTTCGGGCCATTTATCGGGGCAGTGCCGAGCGCATTTTTGATCCTGCTGGTCAGCCCGATGAAATGCCTGTACTTTATTATCTTCATCTTCCTGCTGCAGCAGTTTGACGGCAATATCCTGGGGCCGAAGATCCTGGGGGATTCCACCGGGCTTTCCAGCTTCTGGGTGCTGTTCTCCATCCTGCTGTTCGGAGGCTTATTCGGCTTTGTGGGAATGATCATCGGTGTGCCGACCTTTGCGGTGTTCTACAAGCTGATAACGGAATTTGTCAGCTATATGCTGGAGAAAAAGGAACTGTCTGCGGATATTGAGCAGTATGACGGACTGGACCATATAGACGAGGAGAAGAAATCTTATATCAAAAAATAA
- a CDS encoding SpoIID/LytB domain-containing protein gives MKNRRFIGWVIGIPFLVVVLILIIVFHEPEKEGISRAMAAKSVALVLQSPEELAAWQKEYGASHFPADTLKEWYVPYLDYLYEKGYLFEDEAPADEKHAEGQLTYGEAAQIAALLSPDLEELVKVTKKNREKPYPEESWWLLYDSVLKAADPDGNVKTENLVIYGTPKNIPEAPAWTAYTNLGTQQFYGLALDQYLDHELSAYVRGTEILHVLEDKGQKPVYRNVWIMDGDEEELLVYLGDIERRIPFRKKSKKTDEMIHKLADIQMENGKVSKVSLKQDKITGKVLSVQEDAIEIEGYGAVPLDEEYKVLKTYGEIRRQKLTDILVGYDMEEFVVAKGKICAALTVRDFHAETIRVLLMNNGFKGLFHDALTIVGNGPVTVVQGEEEHTLDAGTELTITSGDGQLSEGRMILEPLKGEELTVSSIARSQGAPSYGGRLEVIDTEDGLVLINELYLEDYLKKVVPSEMPSSYEKEALKAQAVCARTYAYMQLQSNTYSQYGAHVDDSTNFQVYNNIETDGRTAEAVQETYGKMLLYEGAPISAYYFSTSCGTTTDASVWGSDPEKTPYLKSIALQPGRKHLKLAANDDFAAFIKRKDYPAYDSSFPFYRWNVTTNAEILTANIGGVGQVSSIQITERGTGGVAQKMLVKGSEGEKTISGQNAIRAALGDGSLTINRADGKTSEGWSSLPSGFLTIEDAGTNDAGVKRFKIYGGGYGHGVGMSQNGAQGMAKDGMGYEEILKFFYDGVSVEELN, from the coding sequence ATGAAAAACAGGAGATTTATCGGATGGGTGATCGGGATACCGTTTCTGGTGGTAGTCCTGATCCTGATCATAGTGTTTCACGAACCGGAAAAAGAGGGGATCAGCAGGGCGATGGCTGCAAAGTCGGTCGCCCTTGTTTTGCAGTCCCCGGAGGAGCTGGCAGCGTGGCAGAAGGAGTATGGGGCCTCCCATTTCCCGGCGGATACGTTAAAAGAGTGGTATGTGCCGTATCTGGACTATCTCTATGAAAAAGGTTATCTTTTCGAGGATGAGGCCCCTGCAGATGAAAAGCACGCGGAAGGGCAGCTTACCTATGGGGAGGCGGCACAGATCGCAGCACTGCTGTCACCGGATCTGGAGGAGCTTGTCAAGGTGACGAAAAAGAACCGGGAGAAGCCGTATCCGGAGGAGTCCTGGTGGCTGCTTTACGACTCGGTTTTAAAGGCGGCTGACCCGGACGGAAATGTAAAGACAGAAAACCTTGTCATATACGGAACGCCGAAGAATATTCCGGAGGCGCCTGCATGGACGGCCTACACCAATCTCGGCACCCAGCAGTTTTACGGGCTTGCCCTGGATCAGTATCTGGATCATGAGCTGAGCGCTTACGTGCGGGGGACGGAGATCCTCCACGTGCTGGAGGACAAAGGGCAAAAGCCGGTCTACCGCAATGTCTGGATCATGGACGGGGATGAGGAGGAGCTTTTAGTCTATCTGGGGGACATTGAGCGGCGGATCCCCTTCCGTAAAAAATCCAAAAAGACCGACGAGATGATACATAAGCTGGCCGATATCCAGATGGAGAATGGAAAGGTCTCAAAGGTTTCCCTAAAGCAGGATAAGATCACCGGAAAGGTCTTGTCTGTGCAGGAGGACGCCATTGAGATCGAAGGCTACGGAGCCGTGCCTTTGGACGAGGAATACAAGGTGTTAAAGACTTACGGAGAGATCAGACGGCAGAAACTTACGGATATTTTAGTGGGTTATGACATGGAGGAATTTGTGGTGGCGAAGGGGAAGATCTGCGCGGCCCTGACGGTGCGGGATTTCCATGCGGAGACCATCCGTGTGCTTCTGATGAACAATGGTTTTAAGGGACTGTTCCACGACGCGCTTACGATCGTGGGAAATGGCCCGGTGACGGTGGTGCAGGGCGAGGAGGAGCATACGCTTGATGCCGGGACGGAGCTTACGATCACTTCCGGCGACGGGCAGTTGTCGGAGGGCAGGATGATCCTGGAACCCCTTAAGGGTGAGGAGCTTACGGTCAGCTCCATAGCCAGGTCCCAGGGCGCTCCTTCCTACGGCGGAAGGCTGGAGGTGATCGATACGGAGGATGGGCTGGTGCTGATCAACGAGCTGTATCTGGAGGACTATTTAAAAAAGGTGGTTCCCAGCGAGATGCCGTCCAGCTATGAAAAGGAGGCATTAAAGGCCCAGGCGGTCTGTGCCAGAACCTACGCCTACATGCAGCTTCAGAGCAATACCTACAGCCAGTACGGGGCCCATGTGGATGACAGCACCAATTTCCAGGTGTACAACAATATCGAGACGGACGGGCGGACTGCGGAGGCGGTGCAGGAGACCTACGGGAAGATGCTGCTCTATGAGGGAGCGCCCATCTCGGCTTACTATTTCTCCACCTCCTGCGGGACCACCACGGACGCTTCCGTGTGGGGCAGTGATCCGGAGAAGACGCCGTATCTAAAGAGCATTGCGCTCCAGCCGGGAAGAAAGCATTTAAAGCTGGCAGCCAATGATGATTTTGCCGCATTTATCAAGCGGAAGGATTATCCTGCCTATGACTCCTCGTTCCCGTTCTACCGGTGGAACGTGACGACGAATGCAGAGATCCTGACTGCCAATATCGGCGGCGTGGGCCAGGTGAGCAGTATTCAGATCACAGAGCGTGGAACCGGGGGTGTGGCCCAGAAGATGCTTGTGAAGGGCAGCGAGGGTGAGAAGACCATATCCGGGCAGAATGCGATCCGCGCCGCTTTAGGGGATGGAAGCCTGACGATCAACCGGGCTGACGGGAAGACCTCTGAGGGCTGGAGTTCCCTGCCAAGCGGTTTTTTGACAATTGAGGATGCAGGTACAAATGACGCCGGTGTGAAGCGGTTTAAGATCTACGGAGGCGGCTACGGCCACGGCGTTGGCATGAGCCAGAACGGCGCCCAGGGCATGGCGAAGGACGGCATGGGATATGAGGAGATCTTGAAATTCTTTTATGACGGAGTGTCAGTGGAAGAATTGAACTGA
- a CDS encoding MFS transporter, with protein sequence MEQYSTKQRNAGFYAFFISGICAISSGIIVSLLQEQMGFSYGMTGTLLSLMNIGNLIAGFATGALPGRIGMKRTVVILTAGYGIGYLMMAVSGWAGLLLAAFFLAGVGKGSTINTCTILVGNNCANRTKGMNLMHSFYALGALLCPFIIAAAGAVSGRLPMLIQGVLGATLWLAFVMTPMEVKKKDASGGTDWSFLKSRKFWLLTGLIFCQNAVEISVTGWMVTYFKGSGILSGALSTYTVTVMWAATLAARMLIAFVFPIRKSEKAMIWMGIGCTVFYFALMQAQTQTMAIVLLFAFAASMAGMNPTAVASAGRMTSVASMGIMLPAASSGAILMPWIIGIVAERAGIEAGMASIIVPCAGMLAFGVAVKRLADAESAGRL encoded by the coding sequence ATGGAGCAGTACAGCACAAAGCAGAGAAACGCCGGATTTTACGCATTTTTCATCAGCGGGATCTGCGCGATCAGCAGCGGGATCATCGTAAGCCTTTTGCAGGAGCAGATGGGATTCTCTTACGGGATGACGGGGACGCTTCTGTCGCTGATGAATATCGGGAACCTGATCGCCGGATTCGCCACGGGGGCGCTTCCGGGCAGGATCGGCATGAAGCGCACCGTGGTGATCCTGACGGCGGGCTACGGGATCGGCTATCTGATGATGGCAGTGTCCGGATGGGCCGGGCTTTTGCTGGCTGCGTTTTTCCTGGCAGGAGTGGGAAAGGGGAGCACTATCAACACCTGCACGATCCTGGTGGGCAATAATTGTGCAAACCGGACGAAGGGGATGAACCTGATGCACAGCTTTTATGCCCTGGGGGCGCTTCTGTGTCCGTTCATTATCGCGGCGGCGGGAGCCGTGTCGGGCAGGCTGCCCATGCTGATCCAGGGGGTGCTTGGTGCGACGCTGTGGCTTGCATTTGTGATGACTCCCATGGAGGTGAAGAAAAAAGACGCTTCCGGCGGCACCGACTGGAGTTTTTTAAAGAGCCGCAAATTCTGGCTGCTGACCGGGCTGATCTTCTGCCAGAATGCGGTGGAGATCAGCGTCACGGGATGGATGGTGACGTATTTTAAGGGGAGCGGGATCTTAAGCGGCGCCCTGAGCACTTACACGGTGACGGTGATGTGGGCGGCAACCCTGGCGGCCAGAATGCTGATCGCTTTTGTGTTCCCGATCAGGAAATCGGAGAAAGCTATGATCTGGATGGGGATTGGCTGTACGGTGTTTTATTTTGCCCTGATGCAGGCGCAGACCCAGACCATGGCGATCGTCCTGCTGTTCGCCTTTGCGGCGTCCATGGCGGGCATGAATCCGACGGCGGTGGCAAGCGCCGGGCGGATGACCAGCGTTGCCAGCATGGGCATCATGCTTCCGGCTGCCAGCAGCGGCGCGATCCTGATGCCCTGGATCATCGGGATCGTGGCGGAGCGCGCCGGGATCGAGGCCGGCATGGCCAGCATCATCGTGCCCTGCGCCGGGATGCTGGCGTTTGGCGTGGCGGTGAAGCGGCTGGCAGACGCGGAGTCTGCGGGGAGACTGTAG
- the trxB gene encoding thioredoxin-disulfide reductase encodes MAREAVREDFDLIIIGGGPGGLAAGIYGGRAKLKTLILEKGTVGGRAHTTREIVNYPGTPSISGPALSEEMKGHAMGFGVDIRTQAVKSVDFSGQDKIVKTKRGEYHAPAVILATGTSARILGIPGEKEYTGMGVGYCATCDAEFFQDQEVVVVGSGDQAIEEGMYITKFASRVTVVVLHDEGILDCNKQAAEKALAHPKMNFIWNSVLDEILGDGNEVTGVRIKNEKTGELSDFTCQGVFFFVGMVPETEFVKGQIELDNKGWIHTNEMMETSVEGVYAVGDVREKYLRQVATAVSDGAIAATAAERYIEEQQDFKHNVLESSIPVILAFWSPEVDQSLEAMTAARAEALKSGEACRFMEIDITRKKGLARTYGVVLDQEHPAVCVKIVDGTAVTQ; translated from the coding sequence ATGGCAAGAGAGGCAGTACGGGAAGATTTTGATCTGATCATTATCGGGGGAGGTCCGGGCGGACTGGCTGCCGGTATTTACGGCGGACGTGCAAAACTGAAGACCCTGATCCTTGAAAAAGGAACGGTAGGCGGCCGTGCGCACACCACCCGTGAGATCGTGAACTATCCGGGAACACCAAGCATATCCGGCCCGGCATTGTCCGAGGAGATGAAGGGACATGCAATGGGATTTGGAGTTGACATTCGCACCCAGGCGGTGAAAAGCGTTGATTTTTCCGGTCAGGATAAGATTGTAAAGACAAAACGGGGAGAGTACCACGCGCCGGCGGTGATCCTGGCGACGGGAACCTCCGCGAGGATTTTAGGGATTCCGGGTGAGAAGGAATACACCGGCATGGGAGTCGGATACTGTGCGACCTGTGATGCGGAATTTTTCCAGGATCAGGAGGTCGTTGTGGTCGGAAGCGGAGACCAGGCGATCGAGGAGGGCATGTACATAACGAAGTTCGCTTCCCGTGTTACGGTAGTGGTCCTTCATGACGAGGGGATCTTAGACTGCAATAAGCAGGCGGCGGAGAAAGCGCTGGCCCATCCAAAGATGAATTTCATCTGGAACAGCGTTTTGGATGAGATCTTGGGAGACGGCAATGAGGTGACCGGTGTCCGCATTAAAAACGAAAAGACCGGGGAGCTGTCGGATTTTACCTGCCAGGGAGTATTCTTCTTTGTCGGGATGGTGCCGGAGACCGAGTTTGTAAAGGGGCAGATCGAGCTGGATAATAAGGGCTGGATCCATACCAATGAGATGATGGAGACTTCCGTGGAAGGGGTCTATGCAGTCGGTGATGTCCGGGAAAAATATCTCCGCCAGGTGGCAACCGCGGTCAGCGACGGGGCCATAGCGGCAACTGCAGCGGAGCGCTATATCGAAGAACAGCAGGATTTTAAGCACAATGTGCTGGAGAGCAGCATCCCGGTGATCCTGGCATTCTGGAGCCCGGAGGTGGACCAGAGCCTGGAAGCGATGACGGCGGCCCGTGCGGAGGCTTTAAAATCAGGCGAAGCATGCAGATTTATGGAGATTGACATCACCAGGAAAAAGGGCCTTGCCCGAACCTACGGGGTGGTCTTAGACCAGGAGCATCCGGCGGTCTGTGTGAAGATCGTGGACGGAACGGCAGTCACGCAGTAA
- a CDS encoding thioredoxin family protein, with the protein MENLNATEFDERVFDDGEKCLVLFSRKDCHVCKEVHPMLEEIEEDYEDSEFGFYHIDVDDQKDLFQRFALKGVPQVLFFDDGELVGKLAGKQEEDAYTDKIDEIIG; encoded by the coding sequence ATGGAGAATCTGAATGCAACAGAATTTGATGAGAGAGTATTTGACGATGGGGAGAAATGCCTTGTGCTTTTTTCCAGGAAGGACTGCCATGTCTGCAAGGAGGTCCATCCCATGCTGGAGGAGATCGAAGAAGATTATGAGGACAGCGAGTTCGGTTTTTACCATATTGATGTAGACGATCAGAAGGATCTGTTCCAGAGATTCGCTTTAAAGGGAGTTCCGCAGGTGCTGTTTTTCGATGATGGGGAGCTGGTAGGAAAGCTTGCAGGCAAACAGGAAGAGGATGCATACACGGATAAAATCGATGAGATTATCGGTTGA
- a CDS encoding aryl-sulfate sulfotransferase, producing the protein MGASVFPMGVTKYDPEKAWSGYTLMPVNGVGAVLIDMNGNVVRTWTDLQGFPNKLLPGGQVLGSLGRRENQYGYQDMSDLTQVDWDGNIVWSFNKKEQLKDGDKEYWLARQHHDYQREGNPVGYYVPGMECRTDGGNTLILCHEDKYKKNISDKRLLDDCFIEVDWEGNILWKWCVSDHFRELDFDETAKNVLFRNPNYHPNGGGQSDWMHINSMSVLGPNRWYDAGDERFHPDNIIWDARESNILAIISKKTGKIVWKIGPDFTKTKELRAIGQIIGQHHVHMIPKGLPGEGNILIFDNGGWAGYGAPSRTSKDGTKTDIRDHSRVIELDPVTLKVVWEFDGSIWPGMMGITSKSKFYSQLISSAQRLPNGNTLIDEGCSSRILEVTPEKEVVWEYIAPFRVEGAHIYRAYRYPYSYVPQLPTPTETPVIPVDNHEFRVPGAAEGFAANRVSVAGTWGYEGKMDACVTEDQIHDGDEEEIKAAF; encoded by the coding sequence ATGGGAGCAAGTGTATTTCCAATGGGCGTAACAAAATATGACCCGGAAAAGGCGTGGAGCGGTTATACGCTGATGCCGGTTAACGGCGTGGGCGCAGTCCTGATCGACATGAACGGCAATGTGGTGAGAACCTGGACGGATCTTCAGGGTTTCCCCAACAAGCTGCTTCCGGGCGGACAGGTATTAGGTTCCCTGGGACGGCGTGAAAACCAGTACGGCTATCAGGATATGAGCGACTTGACCCAGGTGGACTGGGATGGCAACATTGTATGGTCCTTCAACAAAAAAGAGCAGTTAAAGGATGGGGACAAGGAGTACTGGCTGGCCCGCCAGCATCACGATTACCAGCGTGAAGGAAACCCGGTGGGATATTATGTTCCGGGCATGGAATGCAGGACCGACGGCGGCAATACGCTGATCCTCTGCCATGAGGATAAGTATAAGAAGAATATCTCAGACAAGCGTCTTTTAGACGACTGCTTTATCGAGGTGGACTGGGAAGGCAACATCCTCTGGAAATGGTGCGTGAGCGACCACTTCCGCGAGCTGGATTTTGATGAGACCGCTAAGAACGTCCTGTTCCGCAACCCCAATTACCATCCCAACGGCGGCGGACAGAGCGACTGGATGCACATCAACTCCATGAGCGTTTTGGGGCCGAACAGATGGTATGACGCCGGGGATGAGAGATTCCATCCGGACAATATTATCTGGGATGCCCGCGAGAGCAATATCCTTGCGATCATCAGCAAGAAGACCGGAAAGATCGTATGGAAGATCGGCCCGGATTTCACAAAGACCAAAGAACTGCGCGCGATCGGCCAGATCATCGGGCAGCACCATGTACATATGATCCCCAAGGGACTTCCGGGCGAGGGCAACATCCTGATCTTCGATAACGGCGGCTGGGCCGGCTACGGCGCTCCGTCCAGAACCTCCAAGGACGGCACCAAGACGGATATCCGCGACCACTCCAGAGTCATCGAGCTGGATCCGGTGACCTTAAAGGTCGTATGGGAGTTTGACGGCTCCATCTGGCCGGGCATGATGGGGATCACCAGCAAGAGCAAGTTCTACAGCCAGCTGATCAGCTCTGCTCAGAGACTGCCAAACGGCAATACCCTGATCGATGAGGGCTGCAGCAGCAGGATCCTTGAGGTTACCCCGGAGAAAGAGGTTGTGTGGGAGTACATCGCTCCGTTCAGGGTTGAGGGCGCTCATATTTACCGTGCATACCGCTATCCGTATTCCTACGTTCCGCAGCTTCCGACGCCGACTGAGACGCCGGTAATTCCTGTGGACAATCACGAATTCCGTGTGCCAGGCGCCGCTGAGGGCTTTGCAGCAAACCGTGTATCGGTTGCAGGTACATGGGGGTACGAAGGAAAGATGGATGCATGCGTGACGGAAGACCAGATCCATGACGGGGATGAGGAAGAAATAAAAGCAGCATTCTAG
- a CDS encoding SLC13 family permease, whose translation MGANEKKSAVKWTYWLFLAIGLGFMLLFPRLKPFSTITPVGMTVLGVFIGMVFLWSTMDSIWPSLLGLLLVALAGYLGEDFKGYAAVKEVFLQAIGSETVIVCLLGMILFGGVSYVGGTKYMARFFMSRKILEGRPYVFLFLVFLCSFFLGGLTQPIASMLILWPLAIEICDKTGYKKGDKVFYILICGIYLASTLGQPMLPFKGAPYIIISAFEKVTGLTVNFGNYIAYNLIMSMILLVLFILYVKFIVRPDVTGLREITVEDLTKEKLPPMNMQQKAFFIMLALLCIALVIPAFLPKTFPGIAFINKMGNIGIFLTAIIIMMIVPFEGKPILPFKAVAQKNVSWDILFLVAAAIYVCNCMTADVTGIKPFLVSVLPADAWRQAGSGVCIFTACICDHHDQLCQQRRYGGCADAGYPGILNPVSGSELNRAWNVRHHDGIRSPAYPGGFSVLRNAPCTERPGQL comes from the coding sequence ATGGGTGCAAATGAGAAGAAGTCTGCCGTGAAGTGGACTTACTGGCTGTTTCTGGCTATTGGATTGGGGTTCATGCTTCTGTTTCCAAGATTAAAGCCGTTCAGTACGATCACACCGGTGGGAATGACGGTGCTTGGGGTATTTATCGGAATGGTATTTTTATGGTCTACCATGGACAGCATCTGGCCGAGTCTGCTGGGGCTTTTACTGGTGGCGCTGGCAGGCTATCTTGGAGAGGATTTTAAAGGTTATGCTGCTGTAAAAGAAGTATTTTTACAGGCGATCGGTTCGGAGACCGTGATCGTCTGCCTGCTGGGTATGATCCTGTTTGGCGGGGTTTCCTATGTGGGAGGCACCAAATACATGGCGCGCTTTTTCATGAGCCGGAAGATCCTGGAGGGACGGCCGTATGTGTTCCTGTTTTTAGTATTCCTCTGCTCCTTCTTCCTGGGCGGCCTGACACAGCCGATCGCCAGTATGCTGATCCTGTGGCCTCTTGCCATTGAGATCTGCGACAAGACCGGTTATAAAAAGGGGGACAAGGTTTTTTACATACTGATCTGCGGAATCTATCTGGCGTCCACCCTGGGACAGCCGATGCTGCCGTTTAAAGGCGCGCCGTATATCATCATCAGCGCTTTTGAGAAGGTGACGGGGCTGACGGTGAATTTCGGAAACTACATTGCGTACAACCTGATCATGTCAATGATCCTGCTGGTACTGTTTATCCTGTATGTGAAGTTTATTGTCCGCCCGGATGTGACCGGACTGAGAGAGATCACGGTGGAAGATTTAACGAAAGAGAAGCTGCCGCCGATGAACATGCAGCAGAAAGCGTTTTTCATCATGCTGGCGCTTTTGTGTATCGCACTTGTTATCCCGGCATTTTTGCCGAAGACATTTCCCGGCATTGCATTTATCAACAAGATGGGAAATATCGGAATCTTCCTGACTGCGATCATCATTATGATGATCGTCCCGTTTGAGGGAAAACCGATCCTGCCGTTCAAAGCGGTCGCCCAGAAAAATGTATCCTGGGACATCCTGTTTTTGGTTGCGGCAGCGATCTATGTATGTAACTGTATGACGGCAGACGTGACGGGGATCAAACCGTTCCTGGTAAGCGTACTGCCAGCCGATGCTTGGCGGCAAGCCGGATCTGGTGTTTGTATTTTTACTGCTTGCATTTGCGATCATCACGACCAACTTTGCCAACAACGCAGGTATGGCGGTTGTGCTGATGCCGGTTATCCTGGCATTCTCAACCCAGTATCCGGGAGTGAACTTAACCGCGCTTGGAATGTCCGTCACCATGATGGTATTCGTAGCCCTGCTTACCCCGGCGGCTTCTCCGTACTGCGGAATGCTCCATGCACGGAAAGACCTGGTCAGCTATAA
- a CDS encoding aryl-sulfate sulfotransferase, whose translation MGTPNVHPMGVTKYDPEKAWGGYTVLPVSGIGTVLIDMNGNVVKTWKNLQGFPNKLLPGGQVMGSLSRRDSAYGYQDMGDVSQVDWDGNVVWSYNKKELLKDGDKEYWMARQHHDYQREGNPVGYYVPGMECRTDGGNTLILCHEDKYKKNISDKRLLDDCFIEVDWEGNILWQWNVSDHFRELGFDETAKNVLFRNPNYHPNGGGQSDWMHINSMSLLGPNRWYDAGDERFHPDNIIWDSREANILAITSRKTGKIVWQIGPDFTVSKELRAIGQIIGQHHVHMIPKGLPGEGNILIFDNGGWAGYGAPSRTSKDGTKTDIRDYSRVIELDPVTLRVVWEFDGSVWGGMMGITSKTKFYSQLISSAQRLPNGNTLIDEGCCCRIFEVTPEKEVVWEYIAPFAFDQPKIYRAYRYPYSYVPQLPTPVETPVVPIENRRFRVAGAADGFIDNVTDVAGAQGYEGKMDACVTENHDSDEEEQKPAF comes from the coding sequence ATGGGAACACCGAATGTACATCCAATGGGAGTCACAAAGTATGATCCGGAGAAGGCCTGGGGCGGATACACGGTCCTGCCTGTTTCAGGGATCGGAACGGTACTGATCGACATGAACGGAAATGTGGTGAAGACCTGGAAAAATCTTCAGGGCTTCCCCAACAAGCTGCTTCCGGGCGGCCAGGTGATGGGGAGCCTGTCGAGGAGAGACAGCGCTTACGGATACCAGGATATGGGAGATGTAAGCCAGGTAGACTGGGACGGGAACGTGGTGTGGTCATACAACAAAAAAGAGCTGCTGAAAGACGGCGACAAAGAGTACTGGATGGCGCGCCAGCATCACGATTACCAGAGAGAGGGGAATCCGGTCGGTTACTATGTTCCCGGCATGGAATGCAGGACGGATGGCGGAAATACCCTGATCCTCTGCCATGAGGACAAGTATAAAAAGAATATTTCCGATAAGAGGCTGTTAGATGACTGTTTCATTGAAGTGGACTGGGAGGGAAATATCCTGTGGCAGTGGAATGTCAGCGACCATTTCCGTGAGCTTGGCTTTGATGAGACAGCAAAGAATGTGCTGTTCAGGAATCCGAACTATCATCCAAACGGCGGCGGACAGAGCGACTGGATGCATATCAACTCCATGAGCCTGTTAGGGCCGAACCGCTGGTATGACGCAGGGGACGAAAGGTTCCATCCGGACAACATCATCTGGGATTCCCGCGAGGCGAATATCCTGGCGATCACCAGCCGGAAGACGGGCAAGATCGTATGGCAGATCGGGCCGGACTTCACCGTTTCCAAAGAGCTGCGCGCCATCGGCCAGATCATCGGCCAGCATCACGTGCACATGATCCCCAAGGGACTGCCGGGAGAGGGCAATATCCTGATCTTCGACAATGGCGGCTGGGCTGGTTACGGCGCACCCTCCAGAACCTCCAAGGACGGCACCAAGACAGACATCCGCGACTATTCCCGCGTGATCGAGCTGGATCCGGTTACCCTGCGGGTTGTATGGGAGTTTGACGGCTCCGTATGGGGCGGCATGATGGGAATCACTTCCAAGACGAAGTTTTACAGCCAGCTGATCAGCTCCGCCCAGAGACTGCCCAACGGCAATACCCTGATCGATGAGGGCTGCTGCTGCAGGATCTTTGAGGTTACCCCGGAGAAAGAAGTGGTATGGGAATACATCGCGCCATTCGCCTTTGACCAGCCGAAGATCTACCGCGCATACCGTTATCCGTATTCCTACGTACCGCAGCTTCCGACCCCGGTTGAGACCCCGGTCGTACCCATTGAGAACCGCAGATTCCGCGTGGCGGGCGCAGCAGACGGCTTTATCGATAACGTGACGGATGTTGCAGGAGCCCAGGGTTATGAGGGCAAGATGGATGCCTGTGTGACAGAGAATCATGATTCGGATGAAGAAGAGCAGAAGCCGGCGTTCTAA